One Neoarius graeffei isolate fNeoGra1 chromosome 19, fNeoGra1.pri, whole genome shotgun sequence genomic region harbors:
- the eomesb gene encoding eomesodermin homolog b isoform X1 — protein sequence MPGEGARAGGADQPKAPAAHFEEVLSSYPVDGAVPSSSPAYFIPSNPNHDISSASPAHFLPYPTRSGPGVSRCAASLHYGFSSPSSSSSSSSSSSSSTSHAPFGAGYPQFPHGSASLYTPAYDGAEVCARGERRAQVYLCNRALWLKFHRHQTEMIITKQGRRMFPFLSFSISGLSVSSHYNVYVEITLADPNHWRFQGGKWVTCGKADNNLQGNKIYIHPESPNTGAHWMRQEISFGKLKLTNNKGANNSNTQMIVLQSLHKYQPRLHIAEVPADGLDTERETRMQTFVFPESQFIAVTAYQNTDITQLKIDHNPFAKGFRDNYDSMYTAPEGERLTPPPAESPRTHQLVSSARYPMQPFLHDQFVNALPTSRFYSAERSLPPPEECATSHRWLVTPVQQPYESEYLPYTLSSRALTCYSDSAFASMAAGWGSKVSYQNKMPASLPWSPRPTNNDSQDKVREDNWAEPVAYTTVCKRRRVSRDESSNENSPTIKCEDSQSDTYGKDASPGSKSVSCCAFYTAT from the exons ATGCCAGGTGAAGGCGCGCGCGCTGGCGGAGCGGATCAGCCCAAAGCTCCGGCCGCTCACTTCGAGGAGGTTTTATCCTCGTACCCTGTGGACGGAGCCGTCCCGAGCTCGAGCCCCGCGTACTTCATCCCGTCTAACCCCAACCACGACATCTCGAGCGCGAGCCCGGCTCACTTCCTGCCCTACCCGACCCGGAGCGGCCCAGGTGTGTCCAGGTGTGCAGCGTCGCTCCATTACGgcttctcctctccttcctcctcctcctcctcttcctcttcctcctcatcCTCGACATCGCACGCGCCCTTCGGAGCCGGTTATCCTCAGTTCCCGCACGGATCCGCGAGCCTCTACACACCTGCATACGACGGCGCAGAGGTGTGCGCGCGCGGGGAGCGGAGAGCTCAGGTGTACCTGTGTAACCGCGCGCTGTGGCTCAAATTCCACCGACATCAGACCGAGATGATCATCACCAAGCAGGGCAg gaggatGTTCCCATTCCTGAGTTTCAGTATTTCAGGTCTGAGTGTTTCCTCTCACTATAATGTTTATGTGGAGATCACACTCGCTGATCCCAATCACTGGAGGTTTCAGGGAGGGAAATGGGTGACGTGCGGGAAAGCTGATAACAACCTGCAGG GGAATAAGATTTATATCCACCCCGAGTCTCCGAACACTGGAGCTCACTGGATGAGGCAAGAAATTTCATTCGGCAAACTGAAACTGACCAACAATAAAGGGGCAAACAACAGTAACACACAG ATGATCGTCCTGCAGTCGCTGCATAAATATCAGCCGCGGCTGCACATCGCTGAGGTTCCTGCAGACGGTCTGGACACTGAAAGAGAGACGCGCATGCAGACGTTTGTCTTCCCTGAAAGCCAGTTCATCGCTGTTACTGCATACCAGAACACTGAt ATCACACAGCTGAAGATCGACCACAACCCCTTCGCCAAAGGATTTAGAGACAACTATGACTC GATGTACACAGCTCCTGAGGGTGAAAGGTTAACTCCACCCCCTGCCGAATCCCCTCGCACTCACCAGCTTGTCTCGAGTGCTCGTTACCCAATGCAGCCATTCTTGCATGATCAGTTTGTGAACGCTCTGCCCACGAGCCGTTTCTACAGCGCCGAGCGCTCACTGCCGCCTCCGGAGGAATGTGCCACGTCCCATCGCTGGCTCGTGACCCCGGTGCAGCAGCCATACGAGTCTGAGTACCTCCCCTACACCCTGAGCTCTCGCGCTCTCACCTGCTACTCTGACTCTGCCTTTGCCTCCATGGCTGCCGGGTGGGGGTCAAAGGTCAGCTACCAGAACAAGATGCCTGCCAGTTTGCCCTGGTCACCCCGACCGACAAACAACGACAGCCAGGACAAAGTGCGTGAGGATAACTGGGCAGAGCCCGTGGCGTACACTACAGTGTGTAAACGCAGACGTGTGTCACGTGATGAGTCCAGCAATGAAAACTCACCAACAATCAAGTGTGAGGACTCGCAATCAGACACCTATGGAAAAGACGCTTCACCTGGCTCCAAGAGTGTGAGCTGCTGCGCCTTCTACACTGccacctaa
- the eomesb gene encoding eomesodermin homolog b isoform X2 — MPGEGARAGGADQPKAPAAHFEEVLSSYPVDGAVPSSSPAYFIPSNPNHDISSASPAHFLPYPTRSGPGVSRCAASLHYGFSSPSSSSSSSSSSSSSTSHAPFGAGYPQFPHGSASLYTPAYDGAEVCARGERRAQVYLCNRALWLKFHRHQTEMIITKQGRRMFPFLSFSISGLSVSSHYNVYVEITLADPNHWRFQGGKWVTCGKADNNLQGNKIYIHPESPNTGAHWMRQEISFGKLKLTNNKGANNSNTQITQLKIDHNPFAKGFRDNYDSMYTAPEGERLTPPPAESPRTHQLVSSARYPMQPFLHDQFVNALPTSRFYSAERSLPPPEECATSHRWLVTPVQQPYESEYLPYTLSSRALTCYSDSAFASMAAGWGSKVSYQNKMPASLPWSPRPTNNDSQDKVREDNWAEPVAYTTVCKRRRVSRDESSNENSPTIKCEDSQSDTYGKDASPGSKSVSCCAFYTAT, encoded by the exons ATGCCAGGTGAAGGCGCGCGCGCTGGCGGAGCGGATCAGCCCAAAGCTCCGGCCGCTCACTTCGAGGAGGTTTTATCCTCGTACCCTGTGGACGGAGCCGTCCCGAGCTCGAGCCCCGCGTACTTCATCCCGTCTAACCCCAACCACGACATCTCGAGCGCGAGCCCGGCTCACTTCCTGCCCTACCCGACCCGGAGCGGCCCAGGTGTGTCCAGGTGTGCAGCGTCGCTCCATTACGgcttctcctctccttcctcctcctcctcctcttcctcttcctcctcatcCTCGACATCGCACGCGCCCTTCGGAGCCGGTTATCCTCAGTTCCCGCACGGATCCGCGAGCCTCTACACACCTGCATACGACGGCGCAGAGGTGTGCGCGCGCGGGGAGCGGAGAGCTCAGGTGTACCTGTGTAACCGCGCGCTGTGGCTCAAATTCCACCGACATCAGACCGAGATGATCATCACCAAGCAGGGCAg gaggatGTTCCCATTCCTGAGTTTCAGTATTTCAGGTCTGAGTGTTTCCTCTCACTATAATGTTTATGTGGAGATCACACTCGCTGATCCCAATCACTGGAGGTTTCAGGGAGGGAAATGGGTGACGTGCGGGAAAGCTGATAACAACCTGCAGG GGAATAAGATTTATATCCACCCCGAGTCTCCGAACACTGGAGCTCACTGGATGAGGCAAGAAATTTCATTCGGCAAACTGAAACTGACCAACAATAAAGGGGCAAACAACAGTAACACACAG ATCACACAGCTGAAGATCGACCACAACCCCTTCGCCAAAGGATTTAGAGACAACTATGACTC GATGTACACAGCTCCTGAGGGTGAAAGGTTAACTCCACCCCCTGCCGAATCCCCTCGCACTCACCAGCTTGTCTCGAGTGCTCGTTACCCAATGCAGCCATTCTTGCATGATCAGTTTGTGAACGCTCTGCCCACGAGCCGTTTCTACAGCGCCGAGCGCTCACTGCCGCCTCCGGAGGAATGTGCCACGTCCCATCGCTGGCTCGTGACCCCGGTGCAGCAGCCATACGAGTCTGAGTACCTCCCCTACACCCTGAGCTCTCGCGCTCTCACCTGCTACTCTGACTCTGCCTTTGCCTCCATGGCTGCCGGGTGGGGGTCAAAGGTCAGCTACCAGAACAAGATGCCTGCCAGTTTGCCCTGGTCACCCCGACCGACAAACAACGACAGCCAGGACAAAGTGCGTGAGGATAACTGGGCAGAGCCCGTGGCGTACACTACAGTGTGTAAACGCAGACGTGTGTCACGTGATGAGTCCAGCAATGAAAACTCACCAACAATCAAGTGTGAGGACTCGCAATCAGACACCTATGGAAAAGACGCTTCACCTGGCTCCAAGAGTGTGAGCTGCTGCGCCTTCTACACTGccacctaa